GATGTTACGCTGCCATCGGACAATCCAGGCAATCCCTACTTCTATTCGGCCAATGTGTCGCGCCTGTTTGAGCGCGGACACAAACGGCAGTGGAGATTGGAGAGCGCCCGCGCGACGACTGCCGTCACGACCAGTCAATATGAAGATCAGGAGCGGCAGACTCTACTGAATGTGAAGGCAGCGTTCACGAACATGCTTCTCGCCAAGGCGGCGCTGGCCCTGGCGGAGGAGAACCTTGCCGGCTATCGGAACACGGTGGAGTTGAATCGGGAGCGACTGAGGGCCGGAGACATGAGTGCGACGGACTTCGAGCGCATCGATCTGCAACTGGCTTCGTTTGAATCCGACGAAGACAAGGCTCGGCTGAACTTACTCCAGACAAGCGATCAATTGCAGGTTCTCCTCGGAGTCTCCCGGCCCGACCGCGCCTTCGACATTACCGGAACGCTGGATCCCCCGGCACTCACCGCCACACTCGATGACCTAGAGCAGAAGGCTCTGGCGGCCCGGCCGGATTACCGCGCGGCGCAGGAATCGCTGTCGCTTGCGCGGGCTAATGTAAAAGTTGCCGACTCGATGGGGACCACCGACCCGACCATCGCTTCCGAATACGAGCGAAGCGGCAAAGACAACACATTTGGGGCAAGCCTGAATATTCCCCTGCGCATCTTCGACAGAAACCAGGGAGAAAAGCAGCGCACTCGCTACGAGGTTGAGTCCAGCAGATTTGCAGAGACTGCAGTGCGCAGCCAGGTCATCTCCGATGTTGACCAGGCATGGGCGGCATACGGAACATCGCTGACGCAGGCACGCCGCTACAACAGCCACTATCTTGGGGAGTCGCAGCGTGTCCGCGATAATCTCGAGTTCAGCTATCGCCACGGTGGCAGCACTCTGCTGGATTATCTCGATGCTCTCCGCGACTACCGCCAGACACATCTGGATGCGCTCAATGCAAACGCACAGGTCTGGCTCAGTATCCACCAACTCAGTTACGCAGCCGCCACGGAGATCCTGCCATGAGCCGCACTACAGTTCGCTCCATCTTGTTCTCGGGGACCCGCGCCCGGCTCCTCGCCGCTCCGTTGCTGTTTGTTTTAGCCGGATGCCACCAGAAGGCCACGCCCGTTGCAGATTCGCCGAATTCTGCATCCAGCGTTGTGGAGACGGCAGTTGTGCACTCGCAACAAATCGTGAACAAGTTGGATATTCCAGCCCGCGTCAGCCCAGACCCTACTCGGGTAGTTCATGTCTTTTCACAAATCTCCGGGCGCCTGGCAGAACTCTATGTGCGGCCGGGGCAAGACGTAGCTCGCGGACAGAAGATTGGGCTGATCCAGAGCAGCGACGTCGCATCCGCCCGCTCGGATTATGAAAAGGCAAAGATCGAGGCGTTGCGCGCAGATCGCCAACTTGATCGAGCAAAGCTTCTCCTGCAACATGAAGTCATCGCCCAGAAGGATTTTGACGATCTCCAGGCCGCTTCGGAAGCAGCCCACG
This genomic interval from Acidisarcina sp. contains the following:
- a CDS encoding TolC family protein, with the protein product MKLSRSSVIAGVLALMMPIMLQSQNGPAPAPISLAQALDLARSKNPTLLAAQQHLSATRAAEVTAGLRQNPNVTLLGQDVTLPSDNPGNPYFYSANVSRLFERGHKRQWRLESARATTAVTTSQYEDQERQTLLNVKAAFTNMLLAKAALALAEENLAGYRNTVELNRERLRAGDMSATDFERIDLQLASFESDEDKARLNLLQTSDQLQVLLGVSRPDRAFDITGTLDPPALTATLDDLEQKALAARPDYRAAQESLSLARANVKVADSMGTTDPTIASEYERSGKDNTFGASLNIPLRIFDRNQGEKQRTRYEVESSRFAETAVRSQVISDVDQAWAAYGTSLTQARRYNSHYLGESQRVRDNLEFSYRHGGSTLLDYLDALRDYRQTHLDALNANAQVWLSIHQLSYAAATEILP